The Salvelinus alpinus chromosome 10, SLU_Salpinus.1, whole genome shotgun sequence genome includes the window acagcgttcagccacaaaagcaagccatacagttacccgccaaattgtggagtcaacaaaagtcacaaatagcattataaatcttcacttacctttgctgatcttcgtcggaatgcactcccaggactcccactgccacaataaatgttcgttgTGTTCGATTACGtccatatttatgtccaaatacctccgttttgtTCCCCCGTTTAGTTCACTATTCCAAAGGCACAATGCGCGAGCGCAaaatccagacgaaaagtcaaaagagttccattacagtttgtagaaacatgtcaaacgatgttttcAATCAATCTTTAGGGTCTTTTtataataaatcttcaataatattccaaccgggcaatagcgtattcattacagaggaaaaagaaggaacggcGCGCCCGCGTGACCACGCAGTAAACAACTCATTGGCCTCAGCCTAGTCCATttgttgaaacagctcttattcgacccccttctacaatagaagcctcaaacaactttctaaagactgttgacatctgttGGAAGGGGGGCAATCTGTCCCCATAGACACAGCATATTGGATTGGCAATCACTTAAatgaaactacaaacctcagatttcccacttcctggttggatttaacaagtgacatcaataagggatgatagctgtcacctggtcagtctgtcatggaaagagcaggtgttcataatattTTGTACCACTGACTTTTTTCTTCTGATACTGTTCACACAGGTCACATTGAGACATTCTCTACATCCAGAGAGCAACAGCAGGAAGATCACAGAGCTAATAGGTCTCACCACTGCCCACATTGTGAGGAGATTTTCCCATTTCTATCAAAGCTAAAAATACACCtaaaaatacacacaggagagaagccttactcctgctctgactgtggggggAGATTCTCTCGACGGAGCCACTTAAAAAGACACCAacaaatacacacaggagagaagccctaCTCTTGCTCTGACTGTGAAAAATGCTTCACAACATCATCTGACCTAACAgttcaccagagaacacacacaggagagaagcctttttcctgctctgactgtggggggAGATTCTCTCAACTGAGCAGTTTAAAAAAACACCAacatatacacacaggagagaagccttacttctgctctgactgtgggaagagtttctccCTATTGGATACCTTAAAAgcacatgaacgtatacatacaggagaaaagccttactcctgctctgactgtgggaagaggttCTCTCAACAGAGCAACTTAAAAAAACACCAACGTTTacatacaggagaaaagccttattCCTGCTCGGACTGTGAAAAGAGTTTCTCCCAATTGGATAAGTTAAATAGTCACCAGCgaatacatacaggagagaagccttacttctgctctgactgtgggaattGTTTCACCCAAATTGATACATTAAAATGTCACCAGcgtatacatacaggagagaagccttactcttgCTCTGACTGTGGGGAGAGTTTCTCTCAACACAGCAGCTTAAAGAAACAcaaacgtatacacacaggagagaagccttacttctgcTCCGAATGTGGGACGAGTTTCTCTCTACAGGACAGCTTGAAATCACAccaacgtatacacacaggagagaagccttacttctgctctgactgtggaaaggaTTTCTCTCGACACAGCAGCTTAAAGAAACAccaacgtatacacacaggagagaagccttaccccTGCTctgaatgtgggaagagtttcacaACATCAAGTGCTCTGACAGTTCATCAGAGAgtgcacacaggagagaagccttactcctgctctgactgtggggggAGTTACTCTCGACTGGGAAACTTACAAACACACCATCGTATACATacgggagagaagccttactcttgTTCTGACTGTGGTAAATGCTTCACAACATCAAGTGCTCTGACAGTTcatcagaaaacacacacaggagagaagcacaCCAACGGATTCACACAAGATTAAAATCTTAGGTTTTCGGTGGATTGACAATGGACCCCTGTTTTAAAGTATCCTTTTTTGGTAACAAAAGGAGAGAAGCTTCATCAGTTCTCTCAGACCAGCTAAGATTGAAGTCACTCCATCACTTAATTCTCATAAAAGAAGTGGTAAGTGAATTGGATCAAATTAAGAAAGTGTAGAACACTCTATTGTAATCCTATTGTTTCTCACTGTGAGAACCGTGCAGAGGAAAGGGAGAGTTACAGAATGTTAGCCTCTCTTTACTGATCAGTGTGCATCTTGTCAGTTTTGGTGTGTTTTGTTAGCTTCTACCGCAAAGATATTGAGATGACTTTGGATTGGCTCTTAGCGTTGATTACCCTCTTAGGTTTCTCTTGTTGAAACAATGGAGTCTGATGGTTGACTGGGTAGTACTGCTTCCCTCTAGTTTTCTGTGGGAATGAGCAAGTAGACAACATGTATGAGATAGAGATGGTGTGATGATCAGTTTTTggcagttatatatatatatatatatatatatatatacaaagacatgtcaatagaaaaacaagtaaaaaataaatgaaatgcaGCTACTTCGCTGTTATTCTAGCTACACGGTTTCACGTGActgttagccgtagttggctagctagcaaacaagcAAGGGATAACAAACGACTTGGtggcgtccatagatacagaataaAAATACTTTGACTGGATTGAGTCTCTGGCAAACTATCCAATAGAATGAACGGACATCTTTGCTCAGCCaatcaaaatcatgaatcagcaatagatttttatgaatatatacaaagaaatgttgaTAGAAACACAGGTAAAACAACAtgaaatgcagctagtttgctgtGTTACCAGCGTCAGTTTGAAATGATTGTGTTTGCTGTGTATATGGCTAGCTtctctgaacagtgtcctgaccagagagcacattttctatgccatgCGAAATCCAAaatagcttaaacaaatgcaaatgcagctactttgctgttattctagcTGCACTGTTTGGCCTGTTTTTAAAATTTAATTGGTAACCTATTGTATAAAAGCAAATGTACACTAGAGGTTgtgaataaaaaaaacattttttttaacacaGCTGTGCTGATCTACGGTACTCTCACCTATGACCGCAGCACAGCCGTGCAATTTTTTTTTGCTTTAGTATAGTctaatgccatctgtaaatacatttgtttgaattacgagcctagttggtttagccacagaaaaagccagcaaccttccagctagccatgattggctgagataatgagtgggctggacatgcctagAGATGAGTTtgtattggtctgccatatagcacgcttctgtctatttgagctggtcagtatgtgtaggtaatcctgtctaacacatttgtacaaaaaaatgtattgcATAGTACTTCTGCATACGTGTTGCTCTCCacctttctggaggaccgagttttgaaatcagtggaattagagtatgatagctaaggagatggagaaaacatctCCTTAGATTAaaaattacatcttcaaactaagggcaacatggcatctgtgacagggaGACgcataatgtagctagctagactttcAGAtagtacacgtttctaattttgacagtggtttcatttcaagctaaagtgtactgtgaGCTAactcgctaacgttagctggctggctcgctagcttaCATTActtgtatgatcttattattcgtatcgcagagccatttgctttgctagttatagcctaatgttagctagctaacattgaacctggttggttagctacctgcagattcatgcagggtagtaacgttatgagttgggattatggttaattgtttacctagctacatgtcttaacaaaagactccactatgcaagtaaccatttcagttGCATTTGTAAATTCAGTCTGAGTATGCCAgggcgcagaataactgatgaatttatgaacgctcaacaccagttgaatatggccggtgtcggtaaacgtctgcaaaaaagtGTAAATAAATtcttgccagcagcacagttagtcaccaacgctctggataacatgacaacagcctaaccagctctgctagggagagtaaaatggtcagtggggtgtcctctcatttgtgtctggaagtagctagcaaacaagccaatgttagccagttagctgtggggctaaagcttaagagggtgtgaacgatgctgaatgggtgtaggcaaagaagagctctacagtaggtaccaaaacattcaaaggccattttctcaaaaaatTTGAGGTTACAAGTATCAAGTTTATGGccgagctggccgcccggccaaactgagatatcaggggagaaggacctttgtcaaggaggtgaccaagaacccaatggtcactctgacagagctccagagttcctctgtggagatgagagaaccttccagacggacaaccatctctgcagcactccaccaatcaggcctaaatggtggccagacagaagccactcctcagtaaa containing:
- the LOC139533081 gene encoding zinc finger protein 135-like — encoded protein: MASVKLEDCSQTLEQNVNIKDEEEEEEIVSHGHIETFSTSREQQQEDHRANRSHHCPHCEEIFPFLSKLKIHLKIHTGEKPYSCSDCGGRFSRRSHLKRHQQIHTGEKPYSCSDCEKCFTTSSDLTVHQRTHTGEKPFSCSDCGGRFSQLSSLKKHQHIHTGEKPYFCSDCGKSFSLLDTLKAHERIHTGEKPYSCSDCGKRFSQQSNLKKHQRLHTGEKPYSCSDCEKSFSQLDKLNSHQRIHTGEKPYFCSDCGNCFTQIDTLKCHQRIHTGEKPYSCSDCGESFSQHSSLKKHKRIHTGEKPYFCSECGTSFSLQDSLKSHQRIHTGEKPYFCSDCGKDFSRHSSLKKHQRIHTGEKPYPCSECGKSFTTSSALTVHQRVHTGEKPYSCSDCGGSYSRLGNLQTHHRIHTGEKPYSCSDCGKCFTTSSALTVHQKTHTGEKHTNGFTQD